A single genomic interval of Flavihumibacter rivuli harbors:
- a CDS encoding outer membrane beta-barrel protein: protein MKKLILTGMLAFSLSYVSAQSGERNHIGGYGAAVTEITAIDGNAALSVGGHGGVLLNHNWLVGISGYTTFFSKQMEQGKAKLRFNHFGLYGARHFQPSKPVNLSVGLMVGAGTVELNNQSELEKGNKRDGDWTYVIQPDINLNVRIFRYMKVQARAGYRFTGDTNGAIYTRSNLNGATAGIGLLFGSF, encoded by the coding sequence ATGAAAAAACTTATCCTCACAGGGATGCTGGCCTTTTCCCTGTCTTACGTATCAGCGCAATCAGGCGAGCGCAACCATATCGGCGGTTATGGCGCCGCGGTAACCGAGATCACTGCGATTGATGGCAATGCTGCCCTTAGCGTAGGCGGCCATGGCGGTGTATTACTGAACCATAATTGGCTGGTGGGTATCAGTGGCTATACCACCTTCTTCTCTAAGCAAATGGAGCAGGGAAAAGCCAAACTGAGGTTCAATCATTTCGGCCTCTATGGTGCACGCCATTTCCAGCCTTCCAAACCCGTTAACCTATCTGTTGGACTGATGGTCGGAGCTGGAACAGTAGAACTCAATAACCAGAGTGAATTAGAAAAAGGCAACAAGCGTGATGGCGACTGGACCTATGTGATCCAGCCAGACATCAACCTGAACGTTCGCATCTTCCGCTACATGAAAGTGCAGGCAAGGGCAGGCTACCGCTTTACCGGTGATACCAATGGTGCGATCTATACCCGTTCTAACCTGAATG